The Candidatus Dadabacteria bacterium DNA window GGTGATAATGTTTGAACTCGGCAGAATCGAGTCCCATCTAATAGGCATAGGCGCAAACTCCATGGATCTCGGCGCGATGACCGCTTTTCTTTTCTGCTTCAAGGAGCGCGAGCGTATCTACGAGATTCTTGAGATGGTATGCGGAGCGAGACTCACGACTTCATACCCTAGGGTGGGGGGGCTCCCTATGGATCTTCCTGAAGATTTCTCGGACACGATAAGGAATTTTCTTAAGATATTTCCCGAAACCCTAAGCGAGATAGACAGGCTTCTTACGAGAAACAGAATATGGGTCGACCGCACCAAGGATGTGGCGGTCATAAGCAAGGAGCAGGCGATTGATCTCGGGATTACCGGTCCCATACTCAGAGGAAGCGGCGTTCCCTACGATGTAAGGAAAGCCGATCCCTACCTTGATTACGAAAACTACGAGTTCGACATACCGGTCGCCAATGAAGGAGACGCGTACGCTAGGTATCTCTGCAGGATGGAGGAAATGAGACAGAGCCTTCGCATAATCGAGCAGGCTCTTCGTAATCTTCCCGACGGCCCCTACATAGCCGATCTTCCCAATATCGTCTTGCCCGAAAAAGAGCTTGTCTACACTAAGATGGAATCCCTGATCAGGCATTTCGTGCTTGTCTACAACGGTTTTGAGACTCCTCCGGGGGAGATATACCATGCCGTGGAGAACCCCAAGGGGGAGCTTGGTTACTACATAGTAAGTGACGGTACGGGAAAGCCCTACAGGATGCGGGTTCGTGGGCCGTCGTTTGTGAACCTGCAAGCCCTTCCGGGTATGGTAAAGGGGGGTTTTGTCTCCG harbors:
- the nuoD gene encoding NADH dehydrogenase (quinone) subunit D, encoding MERVEIVTEELSTEADGTRKQTMMLNMGPQHPSTHGVLRVVLYLDGEIVQEAVPHIGYLHRGIEKLCEDITYQKCLPYTDRMDYLASICNNIGFILAVEKLLGIEDEIPPRAKVAEVIMFELGRIESHLIGIGANSMDLGAMTAFLFCFKERERIYEILEMVCGARLTTSYPRVGGLPMDLPEDFSDTIRNFLKIFPETLSEIDRLLTRNRIWVDRTKDVAVISKEQAIDLGITGPILRGSGVPYDVRKADPYLDYENYEFDIPVANEGDAYARYLCRMEEMRQSLRIIEQALRNLPDGPYIADLPNIVLPEKELVYTKMESLIRHFVLVYNGFETPPGEIYHAVENPKGELGYYIVSDGTGKPYRMRVRGPSFVNLQALPGMVKGGFVSDVVAAIGSIDIVLGEVDR